A window of the Pongo abelii isolate AG06213 chromosome 10, NHGRI_mPonAbe1-v2.0_pri, whole genome shotgun sequence genome harbors these coding sequences:
- the TMEM119 gene encoding transmembrane protein 119, translated as MVSAAAPSLLIPLLLLLGSVPATDARSVPLKATFLEDVAGSGEAEGSSASSPSLLPPWTPALSPTSMGPQPTTLGGPSPPTNFLDGIVDFFRQYVMLIAVVGSLAFLLMFIVCAAVITRQKHKASAYYPSSFPKKKYVDQSDRAGGPQAFSEVPDRAPDSRPEDALDSSRQLQADILAATQNLKSPTRAALGGGDGARMVEGRGAEEEEKGSQEGDQEVQGHGVPVETPEAQEEPCSGVLEGALVAGEGQRELEGSLLLAQEAQGPEVPPESPCACSSVHPSV; from the coding sequence ATGGTTTCGGCGGCAGCCCCCAGCCTCCTCATCCCTCTGTTGCTACTCCTGGGGTCTGTGCCTGCTACTGACGCCCGCTCTGTACCCCTGAAGGCCACATTCCTGGAGGATGTGGCGGGTAGTGGGGAGGCCGAGGGCTCGTCGGCCTCCTCCCCGAGCCTCCTGCCACCCTGGACCCCGGCCCTCAGCCCCACATCGATGGGGCCCCAGCCCACAACCCTGGGGGGCCCATCACCCCCCACCAACTTCCTGGATGGGATCGTGGACTTCTTCCGCCAGTACGTGATGCTGATTGCTGTGGTGGGCTCCCTGGCCTTTCTGCTGATGTTCATCGTCTGTGCCGCGGTCATCACCCGGCAGAAGCACAAGGCCTCGGCCTATTACCCGTCGTCCTTCCCCAAGAAGAAGTACGTGGACCAGAGTGACAGGGCCGGGGGCCCCCAGGCCTTCAGTGAGGTCCCCGACAGAGCCCCTGACAGCCGGCCCGAGGATGCCCTGGATTCCTCCCGGCAGCTCCAGGCCGACATCTTGGCTGCCACCCAGAACCTCAAGTCCCCCACCAGGGCTGCACTGGGCGGCGGGGACGGAGCCAGGATGGTGGAGGGCCGGGGGgcggaggaagaggagaagggcaGCCAGGAGGGGGACCAGGAAGTCCAGGGACATGGGGTCCCAGTGGAGACACCAGAGGCGCAGGAGGAGCCGTGCTCAGGGGTGCTTGAGGGGGCTCTGGTGGCCGGTGAGGGCCAAAGGGAGCTGGAAGGGTCTCTCTTGTTAGCCCAGGAAGCCCAGGGACCAGAAGTTCCCCCCGAAAGCCCCTGTGCTTGTAGCAGCGTCCACCCCAGTGTCTAA
- the SELPLG gene encoding P-selectin glycoprotein ligand 1 translates to MPLQLLLLLILLGPGSSLQLWDTWADEAEKALGPLLARDRRQATEYEYRDYDFLPETEPPEILSNSTDTTPLTGPGTPESTTVEPAARRSTGLDAGGAVTELTTELANMGNLSMDSAAMEVQTTQPAATEAQTTQPVATEAQTTPLAATEAQTTRLAATEAQTTPPAATEAQTTPPAATEAQTTPPAATEAQTTPPAATEAQTTQPAATEAQTTQPTATEAQTTQPTATEAQTTQPTATEAQTTQPTATEAQTTPPATMEAQTTPPAATEAQTTQPTATEAQTTSPAATEAQTTPLATTEAQTTQPTATEAQTTPLAAMEALSTEPNATEAPSMEPTTKRGLFIPFSVSSVTHKGIPMAASNLSINHPVGAPDHMSVKQCLLAILILALVATIFFVCTVVLAVRLSRKGHMYPVRNYSPTEMVCISSLLPDGGEGPSATANGGLSKAKSQGLTPEPREDREGDDLTLQSFLP, encoded by the coding sequence ATGCCTCTGCAACTCCTCCTGCTGCTGATCCTACTGGGCCCTGGCAGCAGCTTGCAGCTGTGGGACACCTGGGCAGATGAAGCTGAGAAAGCCTTGGGTCCCCTGCTTGCCCGGGACCGGAGACAGGCCACCGAATATGAGTACCGGGATTATGATTTCCTGCCAGAAACGGAGCCTCCAGAAATACTGAGCAACAGCACTGACACCACTCCTCTCACTGGGCCTGGAACCCCTGAGTCTACCACTGTGGAGCCTGCTGCAAGGCGTTCTACTGGCCTGGATGCAGGAGGGGCAGTCACAGAGCTGACCACGgagctggccaacatggggaaccTGTCCATGGATTCAGCAGCTATGGAGGTACAGACCACTCAACCAGCAGCCACAGAGGCACAGACCACTCAACCAGTGGCCACAGAGGCACAGACCACTCCGCTGGCAGCCACAGAAGCACAGACAACTCGACTGGCGGCCACAGAGGCACAGACCACTCCACCGGCAGCCACAGAGGCACAGACCACTCCACCGGCAGCCACAGAGGCACAGACCACTCCACCGGCAGCCACAGAGGCACAGACCACTCCACCGGCAGCCACAGAGGCACAGACCACTCAACCCGCAGCCACGGAGGCACAGACCACTCAACCCACAGCCACGGAGGCACAGACCACTCAACCCACAGCCACGGAGGCACAGACCACTCAACCCACAGCCACAGAGGCACAGACCACTCAACCCACAGCCACGGAGGCACAGACCACTCCACCAGCAACCATGGAGGCACAGACCACTCCACCAGCAGCCACAGAGGCACAGACCACTCAACCCACAGCCACGGAGGCACAGACCACTTCACCAGCAGCCACGGAGGCACAGACCACTCCTCTGGCAACCACAGAGGCACAGACCACTCAACCCACAGCCACGGAGGCACAGACCACTCCACTGGCAGCCATGGAGGCCCTGTCCACAGAACCCAATGCCACAGAGGCCCCGTCCATGGAACCTACTACCAAAAGgggtctgttcatacccttttcTGTGTCCTCTGTTACTCACAAGGGCATTCCCATGGCAGCCAGCAATTTGTCCATCAACCACCCAGTGGGGGCCCCAGACCACATGTCTGTGAAGCAGTGCCTGCTGGCCATCCTAATCTTGGCGCTGGTGGCCACTATCTTCTTCGTGTGCACTGTGGTGCTGGCAGTCCGCCTCTCCCGCAAGGGCCACATGTACCCCGTGCGTAATTACTCCCCCACCGAGATGGTCTGCATCTCATCCCTGTTGCCTGATGGGGGTGAGGGGCCCTCCGCCACAGCCAATGGGGGCCTATCCAAGGCCAAGAGCCAGGGCCTGACGCCAGAGCCCAGGGAGGACCGTGAGGGGGATGACCTCACCCTGCAGAGCTTCCTCCCTTAG